One genomic segment of Paraburkholderia caffeinilytica includes these proteins:
- a CDS encoding ABC transporter ATP-binding protein, with protein MSEAKPNRPLLEIDRFSVRFGDKIAVHELSLSIARGERVALVGESGSGKSVTALSILRLVEHADLSGRMLLDGEDLLQKTEQQMRGLRGADVAMVFQEPMTALNPLFTIGKQIAESLRLHEGLRPNAARQRGIELLRRTGIPEPERRIDSFPHQLSGGQRQRAMIAMALACRPRLLLADEPTTALDVTVRQQIVDLLIALQEQEAAERGMAVLLITHDLNLVKRFAQRVAVMEKGVLVETNTTEALFSNPQHPYTQRLLDSEPRRAVEPVEPGAPRLLDVQGLAVDYRTSAKGWRSMFGRSTFRAVHDVDLSVRRGETLGIVGESGSGKSTLAATVLGLQQPAAGHIHIDGLPLDTLKTARSRRALYSRMQVVFQDPFGSLSPRMTVEQIVGEGLTMHQPDMDAKARRARVGSLLEEVGMPADAMLRYPHEFSGGQRQRIAIARALAVEPELLVLDEPTSALDVSIQKQVLNLLTNLQKKYKLSYLFITHDLAVMRAMAHRVIVMKSGRIVEAGDTLDVLHAPSHPYTQSLLASSLIVSPAGAAGTHTGTTND; from the coding sequence ATGAGCGAAGCCAAACCGAACCGGCCGTTGCTCGAGATCGATCGCTTCTCCGTGCGTTTCGGCGACAAGATCGCGGTGCATGAACTGAGTCTCTCGATTGCGCGCGGCGAGCGTGTTGCCCTGGTCGGCGAATCGGGTTCCGGCAAAAGCGTCACCGCGTTGTCGATTCTGCGTCTTGTGGAGCACGCCGACCTGAGCGGCCGCATGCTGCTCGACGGCGAAGATCTGCTGCAGAAAACCGAGCAGCAGATGCGCGGTCTGCGCGGCGCCGACGTGGCGATGGTGTTTCAGGAACCGATGACGGCGCTCAATCCGCTCTTCACGATCGGCAAGCAGATCGCCGAAAGTTTGCGCCTGCATGAAGGCTTGCGGCCGAACGCGGCGCGCCAGCGCGGTATCGAGTTGCTCAGGCGCACCGGTATTCCCGAACCGGAGCGGCGTATCGACAGCTTTCCACATCAGCTGTCCGGCGGCCAGCGGCAGCGCGCGATGATCGCCATGGCGCTCGCGTGCCGGCCACGTCTGCTGCTTGCCGACGAACCGACCACCGCGCTCGACGTCACCGTGCGTCAGCAGATCGTCGATCTGTTGATCGCATTGCAGGAGCAGGAAGCGGCCGAGCGTGGCATGGCCGTGCTGCTCATCACGCACGACCTGAATCTGGTGAAGCGTTTCGCGCAGCGTGTCGCGGTGATGGAGAAGGGCGTACTGGTCGAAACCAATACGACCGAAGCGCTGTTCTCCAACCCGCAGCATCCCTACACCCAACGCCTGCTGGACAGCGAGCCGCGTCGCGCGGTGGAGCCGGTCGAGCCGGGCGCGCCGCGTTTGCTCGACGTGCAGGGACTCGCCGTCGACTACCGCACCTCCGCGAAAGGCTGGCGCTCCATGTTCGGGCGCTCCACGTTCCGCGCAGTGCACGACGTCGACCTGAGCGTGCGGCGCGGTGAAACGCTCGGCATCGTCGGCGAGTCGGGGTCGGGAAAATCGACGCTGGCGGCCACCGTGCTTGGCTTGCAACAACCCGCCGCCGGCCATATTCATATCGACGGCTTGCCGCTTGACACGCTGAAAACCGCGCGCTCGCGCCGGGCGTTGTATTCGCGTATGCAAGTCGTGTTTCAGGACCCGTTCGGCTCGTTGTCGCCGCGCATGACGGTGGAGCAGATCGTCGGCGAGGGCCTGACGATGCATCAGCCCGACATGGACGCCAAGGCGCGGCGTGCACGCGTGGGCAGCCTGCTGGAAGAAGTGGGGATGCCCGCGGACGCCATGCTGCGCTATCCGCATGAGTTTTCCGGCGGCCAGCGCCAGCGTATTGCGATTGCGCGAGCCCTCGCGGTCGAGCCGGAATTGCTGGTGCTCGATGAACCGACCAGCGCACTCGATGTATCCATCCAGAAACAGGTGCTGAATCTGCTGACAAATCTGCAGAAAAAGTACAAGCTAAGCTATTTGTTCATTACGCACGATCTGGCGGTGATGCGAGCCATGGCGCATCGCGTGATCGTGATGAAGTCGGGACGCATCGTCGAAGCCGGCGACACACTCGATGTGTTGCATGCGCCGTCGCATCCTTATACCCAGTCGCTGCTCGCGTCGTCGCTGATCGTGTCGCCGGCGGGCGCAGCGGGGACTCATACGGGAACCACGAATGATTGA
- a CDS encoding microcin C ABC transporter permease YejB yields MLAYILRRLLLMVPTLLGVVTLTFVVTQFVPGGPVEQVMTQLRHGAGRGGEAGAGGGGYHGSQGVDPQQIEQIKKQFGFDKPPLERYVLMLKRYATFDLGQSYYQHDSVWEVIKSKLPVSITLGLWTVLLTYLISVPLGIAKAVRNGSRFDTVTSVLVLAGYAIPGFVLGVLLLMLFGGGTFWQVFPMRGLTSDNFHDLSTFGKLLDYLWHIALPVTASVVGNFAIVTILTKNTFLEEIGRQYVLTARAKGAPERDVLWKHVLRNAAIPLLTGLPAAFVGAFLNGNLLIETLFSLDGMGQLSYDSVIRRDYPVVLGSLFLFTLIALITKLIADVCYVLVDPRIQFNRLDR; encoded by the coding sequence ATGCTTGCCTACATTCTCAGACGATTGCTGTTGATGGTGCCGACGCTGCTCGGCGTGGTCACCCTGACCTTTGTCGTCACGCAGTTCGTACCGGGTGGGCCGGTCGAACAGGTGATGACGCAACTCCGCCACGGCGCTGGCCGTGGCGGAGAGGCGGGGGCGGGCGGCGGAGGCTATCACGGCAGCCAGGGTGTCGATCCGCAGCAGATCGAGCAGATCAAGAAACAGTTCGGCTTCGACAAGCCGCCGCTCGAGCGATACGTGCTGATGCTCAAGCGCTATGCGACCTTCGATCTCGGCCAGTCCTACTATCAGCATGACAGCGTGTGGGAGGTCATCAAATCGAAACTGCCGGTATCGATCACGCTCGGCTTATGGACAGTGCTACTCACGTATCTGATATCGGTGCCGTTGGGCATTGCGAAAGCGGTGCGCAACGGCTCGCGCTTCGATACGGTGACCAGTGTGCTGGTGCTCGCCGGCTATGCGATTCCTGGCTTCGTGCTGGGCGTGCTGCTGCTGATGCTGTTCGGCGGCGGCACGTTCTGGCAGGTGTTTCCGATGCGCGGCCTGACCTCGGACAACTTCCACGACCTCAGCACGTTCGGCAAGCTGCTCGATTATTTGTGGCACATCGCGCTGCCGGTCACCGCTTCGGTGGTCGGCAACTTCGCAATCGTCACGATCCTGACCAAGAACACCTTTCTCGAGGAGATCGGCCGTCAATATGTATTGACGGCTCGCGCCAAAGGGGCGCCGGAGCGCGACGTACTGTGGAAGCACGTACTGCGCAATGCCGCGATTCCGCTGCTGACCGGTTTGCCGGCGGCTTTCGTCGGCGCCTTCCTCAACGGCAATCTACTGATTGAAACCCTGTTTTCGCTCGACGGCATGGGTCAACTTTCGTATGACTCGGTGATTCGCCGTGACTATCCGGTCGTGCTCGGCTCGCTGTTTCTGTTCACGCTGATCGCCCTCATAACCAAACTCATTGCTGACGTCTGCTATGTCCTCGTCGACCCCCGCATCCAATTCAACCGCCTGGACCGCTGA
- a CDS encoding ABC transporter permease — protein MSSSTPASNSTAWTADQSGAAHVASPSPWRRTWLRFRRQRLGYWSLVIFVSLFAISLLGEVLSNDRPLVVRYEGQYYFPIVKDYSEKIFGGDFPARANYLDPYIRSRLESNGNFAIYPPNHFHYDTIDYFAAHPYPAPPTRSNWLGTDQYGRDVLARLLYGFRLSVLMALALTVSGVLIGVLTGAVQGFYGGRTDLIGQRLIEIWSSMPDLYLLIIFASIFEPTLWLLFILLSMFGWLVLSDYVRAEFLRNRSLDYVRAARTMGLSNWQIMWRHVLPNSLTPVITFLPFRMSAAILSLTSLDFLGLGVPPPTPSLGELLQEGKNNLDAWWISISAFAALVITLLLLTFMGDALRNALDTRKRGSAFGGGPR, from the coding sequence ATGTCCTCGTCGACCCCCGCATCCAATTCAACCGCCTGGACCGCTGATCAGTCCGGTGCGGCGCACGTGGCGTCGCCGTCTCCGTGGCGGCGCACCTGGCTGCGCTTCAGGCGGCAACGGCTCGGTTACTGGAGCCTCGTGATCTTCGTATCGCTGTTCGCCATCAGCCTGCTAGGCGAGGTGCTGTCCAACGATCGTCCATTGGTTGTCCGTTATGAGGGGCAGTACTACTTCCCCATCGTCAAGGACTATTCGGAGAAGATTTTCGGCGGCGATTTTCCGGCGCGGGCGAATTACCTCGATCCGTATATCCGCTCGCGGCTCGAATCGAACGGCAACTTTGCGATCTATCCGCCGAATCATTTCCATTACGACACGATCGACTACTTCGCGGCCCATCCGTACCCGGCACCGCCCACCCGAAGCAACTGGCTCGGCACGGATCAGTACGGCCGCGACGTGCTAGCGCGGCTACTGTACGGTTTCCGGCTTTCGGTGCTGATGGCGCTTGCGCTCACGGTTTCCGGCGTCCTGATCGGCGTATTGACCGGCGCGGTGCAGGGCTTCTATGGCGGACGCACCGATCTGATCGGCCAGCGTCTGATCGAGATCTGGAGTTCCATGCCGGACCTGTACCTGCTGATCATCTTCGCCTCGATCTTCGAGCCCACGCTATGGCTGCTGTTTATTCTTCTGTCGATGTTCGGCTGGCTCGTGCTCTCCGACTACGTGCGCGCCGAATTCCTGCGTAACCGCTCGCTGGATTACGTGAGAGCGGCGCGCACCATGGGCCTCTCGAACTGGCAGATCATGTGGCGCCACGTGCTGCCGAATAGCCTGACGCCGGTGATCACGTTTCTGCCCTTCCGCATGAGCGCGGCGATTCTGTCGCTGACCAGTCTCGACTTCCTCGGACTGGGCGTGCCGCCGCCCACGCCGAGCCTCGGCGAACTGCTTCAGGAAGGCAAGAACAACCTCGACGCCTGGTGGATTTCGATCTCGGCTTTCGCCGCCCTGGTGATTACGCTGCTGCTGTTGACCTTCATGGGCGACGCATTGCGCAATGCGCTCGACACGCGCAAACGCGGTTCGGCGTTCGGCGGAGGTCCGCGATGA